A single region of the Pseudalkalibacillus berkeleyi genome encodes:
- a CDS encoding SRPBCC family protein, with product MIHKISEEIKFNTSPERLFEALTNAEQFSEMTGGAPTEIHTEDGGAFSCFGGMIHGRNIELIPGQRIVQAWRAGNWDPGVYSIVTFNFKQDGEGTVLVFDHVGFPEEQAEHLKAGWHENYWSNLKKYLEQ from the coding sequence ATGATTCACAAAATCTCAGAAGAAATCAAATTCAATACAAGCCCTGAACGACTTTTCGAAGCACTGACAAACGCAGAACAATTCAGCGAAATGACAGGAGGAGCACCTACAGAAATCCACACAGAAGACGGTGGCGCATTTTCATGCTTCGGTGGTATGATCCACGGAAGAAATATTGAACTCATACCTGGTCAGCGTATCGTACAAGCTTGGAGAGCAGGAAACTGGGACCCTGGCGTATATTCCATTGTCACTTTCAACTTTAAGCAAGATGGAGAAGGCACAGTTCTCGTATTTGACCATGTCGGTTTCCCAGAAGAACAAGCTGAGCACTTGAAAGCAGGATGGCACGAAAATTACTGGAGTAACCTTAAAAAATATCTCGAGCAGTAA
- a CDS encoding DinB family protein: MDQNLIFNQFEMGRKFLMMGAEHITEENADLIPEGFPNNLRWQLGHVLVSVEYLVFHQAGEGMKLPEGYAEMFSRGTSPKDWTNEPPKVDVLKAQLAEQMERVRATFDGRLDEKLPEKFAAGPIEFNTVGEMILFALFHESEHIGCIKGLKAGIKGTK, from the coding sequence ATGGATCAAAATTTAATCTTTAATCAATTCGAAATGGGACGTAAATTCCTAATGATGGGCGCAGAACACATTACAGAAGAAAATGCTGATCTTATTCCAGAAGGATTTCCGAATAACCTACGTTGGCAATTAGGGCATGTACTTGTATCCGTTGAATACTTGGTTTTCCACCAAGCTGGAGAAGGTATGAAACTACCAGAAGGTTATGCGGAAATGTTCAGTAGAGGCACAAGTCCGAAAGATTGGACGAATGAACCACCAAAGGTTGATGTGTTGAAAGCACAACTAGCTGAGCAAATGGAGCGAGTGAGAGCTACATTTGATGGTCGTCTTGATGAAAAGCTTCCAGAAAAGTTTGCTGCAGGACCAATTGAATTTAACACAGTCGGAGAGATGATCCTATTTGCGCTCTTCCACGAAAGCGAGCACATCGGATGCATCAAGGGATTGAAAGCTGGTATTAAAGGAACGAAATAA
- a CDS encoding SRPBCC family protein — protein MITMQTEQNYKLELNKVFPVKVDKVFKAWTDSTELAKWWGPEGYTTNIEKMDVEVDGEYKFIMNPPEGDSHVLVGRYVEIVPNEKLVFTWKWDNNENEFPETLVTVGFIDQDGSTELTIKHEQLPSEEAAEGHNKGWSSSLEGSLKTYLG, from the coding sequence ATGATTACGATGCAAACTGAACAAAATTATAAACTCGAACTAAACAAGGTATTCCCTGTTAAGGTTGATAAAGTATTTAAAGCCTGGACAGATTCAACAGAACTTGCTAAATGGTGGGGACCAGAAGGCTATACAACTAACATTGAAAAAATGGACGTTGAAGTTGATGGAGAATATAAGTTTATTATGAATCCACCAGAAGGCGATTCACACGTGTTGGTCGGTCGTTATGTTGAAATTGTACCGAATGAAAAGCTTGTGTTCACGTGGAAATGGGACAATAACGAAAATGAATTCCCGGAAACCCTCGTTACTGTTGGCTTTATAGATCAAGATGGTTCGACAGAATTAACGATTAAGCATGAACAACTTCCTAGTGAAGAAGCAGCTGAAGGACATAACAAAGGCTGGAGCAGTTCACTAGAAGGTAGCTTAAAGACTTACTTAGGATAA
- a CDS encoding ArsR/SmtB family transcription factor has product MVNYYKDNLDQVFSVLSDPTRRKIVEELSKGEMTVKKLAEPFDMSLPAFTKHLKVLENAGVVTFKKEGRYKYYSLKPEALEGAIQWMNHWRSYWESQLSRLDTYFENLDDD; this is encoded by the coding sequence ATGGTTAACTATTATAAAGATAACCTTGATCAAGTTTTCTCCGTATTGTCTGATCCTACCAGACGGAAGATTGTAGAGGAACTTTCCAAAGGTGAAATGACTGTCAAAAAGCTCGCTGAGCCATTTGATATGTCCCTACCGGCTTTCACGAAACACTTGAAGGTGCTCGAGAACGCTGGTGTAGTAACTTTTAAGAAGGAGGGAAGGTATAAGTACTACAGCCTGAAACCAGAAGCGCTTGAGGGCGCAATACAATGGATGAACCACTGGAGATCGTATTGGGAAAGTCAATTATCAAGGTTGGACACATATTTTGAGAATTTAGATGATGATTAA
- a CDS encoding antibiotic biosynthesis monooxygenase family protein — MVLEVAFFNIKEGLEADFERSFEEAGAIISQVEGYLSHTMHACIETKGKYMVQVEWETLESHMIGFVESTLFEQFNEKVGHYFKPDVYMEHFKLVQPKKG; from the coding sequence ATGGTTCTTGAAGTAGCATTTTTCAATATAAAAGAAGGTTTGGAGGCAGACTTTGAGCGCTCGTTTGAAGAGGCAGGAGCGATTATTAGTCAGGTTGAGGGCTATCTCTCACATACGATGCATGCATGTATAGAAACGAAAGGGAAATATATGGTCCAAGTAGAGTGGGAGACTCTAGAGAGTCATATGATAGGATTTGTAGAGTCGACTCTTTTCGAACAATTTAACGAAAAAGTTGGCCATTATTTTAAACCAGATGTCTATATGGAGCACTTTAAATTAGTGCAACCTAAAAAGGGATGA
- a CDS encoding chromate transporter, which yields MKKTTNKNSRLEILRASTKLGFTSFGGPVAHLGYFKNEYIDKRKWLDDKTYADIIALCQFLPGPASSQVGIAIGMLRGGILGGIISWIGFTIPSIIALVLFALFFQNAGIADAGWIHGLKIVAVAVVAQAVIGMGRKLTPDRPRITIAILAAIVTLAWPSAIGQILIILAASLLGVYMYRKQEVPSVHQMQIKISKKVGLIAWVIFFGLLIGLPILRPLVQSQAFHLFDTFYRVGSLVFGGGHVVLPLLEREVVPIGWVESGEFLAGYGLAQAVPGPLFTFASYLGAMINGIGGAVIATVGIFLPSFLLIIGSLPFLNEVRKRPRFQAALTGINAAVVGLLLAALYDPVWTSSIKSTYDFILALILFGLLFFWKYAPWLVVLIGAIGGMIISIL from the coding sequence ATGAAGAAAACTACGAATAAAAATTCACGATTAGAAATTTTAAGAGCTTCGACAAAGCTAGGATTTACCTCATTCGGTGGTCCGGTTGCTCATTTAGGATACTTTAAAAATGAGTATATCGATAAAAGAAAATGGCTTGACGATAAAACATATGCAGACATTATAGCGCTCTGTCAGTTCTTACCAGGTCCTGCCAGTAGTCAAGTTGGTATTGCTATAGGGATGTTAAGAGGTGGTATTCTCGGAGGCATCATTTCATGGATCGGGTTTACGATTCCATCAATCATAGCGCTTGTGTTGTTTGCTCTCTTTTTTCAAAATGCAGGTATTGCTGATGCAGGCTGGATTCATGGTTTGAAGATTGTAGCCGTTGCAGTCGTAGCTCAAGCTGTAATTGGTATGGGCCGAAAACTAACACCTGACAGACCGAGAATTACGATTGCGATCCTCGCTGCAATTGTAACGCTCGCATGGCCCTCAGCGATTGGTCAAATTCTAATTATTTTAGCTGCAAGCCTACTTGGGGTTTACATGTATCGAAAACAGGAAGTCCCAAGTGTTCACCAAATGCAGATTAAGATCAGCAAAAAAGTTGGACTCATTGCTTGGGTAATATTTTTCGGACTCCTCATCGGTTTACCCATCTTAAGGCCGTTGGTTCAAAGCCAAGCCTTCCATTTATTTGATACGTTTTATCGTGTCGGATCGCTTGTTTTTGGTGGGGGTCATGTTGTGCTCCCATTGTTAGAGAGAGAAGTTGTCCCAATTGGCTGGGTAGAATCTGGTGAATTCCTTGCTGGTTATGGGCTCGCGCAAGCTGTTCCAGGTCCTTTATTTACATTTGCGAGTTATTTAGGTGCAATGATTAATGGGATCGGGGGAGCTGTCATTGCAACAGTCGGTATTTTCTTACCATCATTTTTACTCATTATCGGTTCCTTGCCGTTCTTAAATGAAGTTAGAAAAAGACCGCGTTTTCAAGCTGCACTTACGGGGATTAATGCAGCGGTGGTCGGCCTTTTGCTTGCGGCACTGTACGATCCAGTCTGGACGAGTTCTATAAAATCGACCTATGATTTCATATTAGCGCTTATCTTATTTGGGTTATTATTTTTCTGGAAATATGCACCTTGGCTCGTTGTATTAATTGGCGCAATCGGTGGTATGATCATCAGTATATTATAA
- a CDS encoding ParM/StbA family protein, which produces MTKSRIAAVDVGNDAVKANFGKLENELYIPNVIARDMEDRPVIGIEELDEKDPLDNLHIRVHSPALKENNAVYRVGNLATKTTNSTELDPGSSKSEEDQTLVMLFAALALDSVGYGSGASSFKTSNNVVEANYTLGTGLPLREVKEGKDVGYRSQLLGSVHQVEFLVTPQFQGKKVNIKFDEVKVYPEGFAAYVNLVMDNDLKIINKDLIDKQILIQDIGGLSTDIAVIRNRNVDDDKAQGFNLGVAESLEQIRDEILTKHGVELDSRRDVVDIITRKNNRHHIMVKGSRTNVHDITDRILLELAKKQYRYLRNVWQRNSQSEICYFVGGGSAVLKDYLKTLNNNLDGFNIEFFEDENESIWMMANAYYKLISDFIRKNTKEPKEEKKETSAAK; this is translated from the coding sequence ATGACAAAATCAAGAATTGCAGCTGTCGATGTTGGAAATGACGCTGTGAAAGCTAACTTCGGAAAACTAGAAAATGAATTGTATATTCCAAACGTCATTGCAAGAGATATGGAAGACCGCCCGGTAATTGGTATTGAAGAATTGGACGAGAAAGATCCTCTAGATAATCTACATATACGCGTCCACTCTCCAGCGTTAAAAGAGAATAATGCGGTTTATCGTGTGGGTAATTTAGCGACGAAAACGACGAATTCTACTGAACTAGACCCTGGAAGTAGTAAGTCAGAAGAAGATCAAACGTTAGTGATGCTTTTTGCTGCTTTAGCTTTAGATTCAGTTGGATACGGTAGTGGTGCATCATCTTTCAAAACATCCAATAATGTTGTCGAAGCGAACTATACATTAGGTACAGGCTTACCTTTAAGAGAAGTGAAGGAAGGTAAGGATGTAGGGTATCGTTCCCAACTACTAGGTTCCGTTCACCAAGTAGAGTTCCTAGTTACTCCTCAATTCCAAGGTAAGAAAGTAAATATTAAATTTGATGAAGTGAAAGTGTATCCAGAAGGATTTGCAGCATATGTGAACCTTGTCATGGATAACGACCTTAAAATCATTAATAAAGACTTGATTGATAAACAGATCTTGATTCAGGATATCGGAGGACTTTCAACAGATATCGCCGTTATTCGTAACCGAAATGTCGATGATGATAAGGCACAAGGCTTTAACCTTGGAGTAGCTGAATCTCTTGAACAAATTCGGGATGAAATTTTGACAAAACATGGCGTAGAGCTTGATAGTCGTCGTGATGTTGTCGATATCATCACTAGAAAGAACAATCGACACCATATTATGGTCAAAGGTAGTCGTACAAATGTCCATGACATAACGGACCGTATCCTATTGGAGCTAGCTAAGAAACAATACCGATACCTTCGTAATGTATGGCAAAGAAACTCCCAATCTGAAATCTGCTACTTTGTAGGTGGAGGATCGGCCGTTCTTAAGGACTATCTGAAAACATTGAACAACAACTTAGATGGATTCAATATTGAGTTTTTTGAGGATGAAAATGAAAGCATCTGGATGATGGCGAATGCTTATTACAAGTTGATTTCCGACTTTATCCGTAAGAATACGAAAGAACCGAAAGAAGAGAAAAAAGAAACTTCAGCTGCTAAGTAG
- the aceA gene encoding isocitrate lyase: protein MNQKKVEQLKESWSTDPRWKGIDRSYSAEDVIRLKGSLDIEHTLARTGAEKLWKLLHEEDYVNALGALTGNQAMQQVKAGLKAIYLSGWQVAADANIAGQMYPDQSLYPANSVPQVVKRINQTLQRADQIQCMEGKDDIDWFAPIVADAEAGFGGQLNVFELMKGMIEAGAAGVHFEDQLSSEKKCGHLGGKVLLPTQTAVRNLISARFAADVMGVPTLIVARTDANAADLITSDIDPTDAEFITGERTPEGFYRTKAGIDQAIARGLAYAQYADLVWCETSEPNLEEAQKFAAAIHEKYPGKLLAYNCSPSFNWKAKLDDLTIAKFQKELGKMGYKFQFVTLAGFHVLNHSMFELARQYKDHGMAAYSELQQAEFNSEKHGYTATRHQREVGTGYFDEVANVISGGTSSTTALKGSTESDQFQSAN, encoded by the coding sequence TTGAATCAAAAGAAAGTTGAACAATTAAAGGAAAGCTGGAGTACTGACCCAAGGTGGAAAGGAATTGATCGTTCTTACTCTGCAGAGGATGTAATTCGGTTAAAAGGGTCACTGGATATCGAGCACACATTAGCGAGGACTGGAGCTGAAAAGCTTTGGAAACTACTGCACGAAGAAGACTATGTAAATGCATTAGGAGCCCTTACTGGTAATCAAGCAATGCAGCAAGTGAAGGCAGGATTAAAAGCTATTTATCTGAGTGGCTGGCAAGTTGCAGCCGATGCAAACATTGCAGGGCAGATGTATCCGGACCAAAGCTTATACCCTGCAAACAGTGTACCTCAAGTCGTGAAGAGGATTAATCAAACATTACAGCGTGCAGACCAGATTCAATGTATGGAGGGTAAAGACGATATAGATTGGTTCGCTCCAATAGTAGCGGATGCTGAGGCTGGATTTGGCGGACAATTGAACGTATTTGAACTGATGAAAGGTATGATTGAAGCAGGTGCCGCAGGTGTGCATTTCGAGGATCAATTATCTTCTGAGAAGAAGTGCGGACACCTCGGTGGTAAAGTATTACTCCCGACCCAAACGGCTGTACGGAATTTAATTTCTGCACGGTTTGCAGCGGATGTGATGGGTGTTCCAACGCTAATTGTTGCTCGTACGGATGCAAATGCAGCGGACCTTATCACAAGTGATATTGATCCAACAGACGCTGAATTTATTACAGGAGAACGCACACCTGAAGGATTTTATCGTACAAAAGCAGGGATAGATCAAGCAATTGCAAGAGGGTTAGCATATGCGCAATACGCAGATCTTGTCTGGTGTGAAACGTCTGAACCGAATTTAGAAGAAGCACAGAAATTTGCAGCAGCTATACATGAAAAGTACCCAGGAAAGCTGCTTGCATACAATTGTTCACCATCTTTTAACTGGAAGGCTAAGCTAGATGATCTCACAATTGCTAAATTTCAAAAAGAGTTAGGAAAAATGGGTTATAAGTTCCAATTTGTAACACTAGCAGGATTCCATGTTCTAAACCATAGTATGTTCGAGCTGGCTCGACAATATAAAGACCATGGTATGGCAGCATACTCGGAGCTACAACAAGCTGAATTCAACAGTGAAAAACACGGTTATACGGCTACTCGACACCAACGCGAAGTAGGTACAGGATACTTTGATGAAGTGGCAAATGTCATCTCTGGTGGAACATCTTCTACGACAGCACTTAAAGGTTCGACTGAATCCGATCAATTTCAATCTGCTAACTAA
- the aceB gene encoding malate synthase A, with the protein MKTEERGIQVNVSLQPEHESIVTPDALAFVEKLERKFGSRRLALLNERDKVQKEIDRGIDPDFLQETEEIRRGNWTIDRIPDDLQDRRVEITGPVDRKMVINALNSGAKVFMADFEDANAPTWNNCIEGQINLRDANLGSISYMNDKGKLYQLSDNPAVLKVRPRGWHLEEKHVCVDDRPVSASLFDFGLYFYHNAKTLIDKGSGPYFYLPKLENHLEARLWNDVFLFAQEELRIPKGTIKATVLIETILAAFEMDEILYELKEHSAGLNCGRWDYIFSFIKKFRSRDEVILPDRSIVTMTVPNMRAYSLLAIKTCHKRNAHAIGGMAAQIPVKNDTKQNDAAFEKVRSDKEREAKDGHDGTWIAHPGMIQVALDVFNEHVPTPNQITKKREDVEVTKEDLLKVPEGAITEQGVRTNISVGIQYLAAWLSGKGAVPINHLMEDAATAEISRAQLWQWIRHPKGVLDDGRKVTMELFKDLKEEEMNKMLSEFGYEYYRANRFEEAGYLFEELISDDQFADFLTIPAYQKL; encoded by the coding sequence ATGAAGACAGAAGAACGAGGGATACAAGTCAATGTATCCCTCCAACCTGAACATGAATCAATTGTGACCCCGGATGCATTAGCGTTTGTTGAAAAACTAGAAAGAAAGTTTGGCAGTAGAAGACTAGCTTTATTAAATGAACGAGATAAAGTCCAAAAAGAAATAGACAGAGGGATTGACCCTGATTTTTTACAAGAAACGGAAGAGATTCGACGTGGAAATTGGACCATTGATCGTATTCCAGATGACCTTCAAGATCGACGAGTAGAAATTACAGGTCCTGTTGATCGGAAAATGGTCATTAATGCATTGAATTCTGGTGCTAAGGTATTTATGGCTGATTTTGAGGATGCAAACGCTCCGACCTGGAACAATTGCATAGAAGGACAGATTAACTTAAGAGATGCGAATCTTGGATCAATATCGTACATGAACGACAAAGGAAAGCTGTATCAATTAAGCGATAATCCAGCCGTCCTTAAAGTGCGTCCCCGCGGATGGCATTTAGAAGAAAAACATGTTTGTGTAGATGATCGACCGGTGTCGGCAAGCCTTTTCGATTTTGGTCTTTATTTTTATCACAATGCAAAGACCTTAATAGATAAAGGTAGCGGGCCTTATTTTTATCTACCAAAGCTTGAAAATCATCTAGAAGCACGTTTATGGAACGATGTTTTTTTATTTGCCCAAGAGGAGCTTAGGATCCCAAAAGGAACTATAAAAGCAACTGTACTTATAGAGACGATTCTAGCGGCATTTGAAATGGACGAAATCCTTTATGAGCTTAAAGAACATTCGGCAGGGCTTAACTGCGGTCGTTGGGATTATATATTCAGTTTCATAAAGAAATTCCGTAGTCGTGATGAAGTGATACTTCCAGATCGCTCAATCGTGACGATGACTGTGCCAAACATGCGCGCATATTCTTTACTTGCAATTAAGACTTGTCACAAAAGAAATGCCCATGCAATTGGGGGGATGGCGGCACAAATCCCGGTGAAGAACGATACAAAACAAAATGATGCTGCATTTGAAAAAGTGCGCTCTGACAAAGAGCGTGAAGCGAAAGATGGACACGACGGAACATGGATTGCCCACCCTGGCATGATCCAAGTCGCTTTAGACGTGTTCAATGAACATGTACCAACTCCGAATCAAATCACCAAGAAGCGTGAGGACGTGGAAGTGACGAAAGAAGATTTACTTAAGGTTCCTGAAGGGGCGATAACAGAACAAGGTGTACGCACAAATATTAGCGTAGGCATTCAATACTTGGCTGCGTGGCTTTCAGGAAAAGGTGCAGTACCTATTAACCACTTGATGGAAGATGCAGCGACTGCAGAAATTTCAAGGGCGCAACTCTGGCAATGGATTCGTCATCCTAAAGGTGTATTAGATGACGGACGTAAAGTAACGATGGAACTGTTTAAAGACTTGAAAGAAGAAGAGATGAACAAAATGCTGAGTGAATTTGGCTATGAATACTATAGAGCAAATCGATTTGAAGAAGCTGGTTACCTATTTGAAGAGTTAATTTCAGACGATCAATTCGCTGATTTTCTCACCATTCCAGCCTATCAAAAATTATAA
- the yhfH gene encoding protein YhfH, with protein MALENPVKFFRNLPKKKCPECGEHIQEQAESYFMECERCLAKKAE; from the coding sequence ATGGCTTTGGAAAATCCAGTGAAATTCTTTCGTAACCTACCTAAGAAAAAGTGTCCTGAATGTGGTGAACACATTCAAGAGCAAGCTGAGTCATACTTCATGGAATGTGAACGTTGCTTAGCTAAAAAAGCAGAATAG
- a CDS encoding GNAT family N-acetyltransferase: protein MIKEMELEHLHSDMLKGFNRTQVTTNVWYKSKEGYQIKEDYFVDQWDDAQKEKVIADLKRCLKHNGAVFCAMKGAQLVGFANIEGRRFGSRNQYIELPYIHVSDEYRGYGIGKKLFKKCTDKAKEWGAEKLYIGAHPAIETQHFYQSVGCTYAEEINPEIYEREPLDIQLEYEL, encoded by the coding sequence ATGATTAAAGAGATGGAACTAGAACATTTGCATTCCGATATGTTAAAAGGTTTCAACAGAACTCAAGTGACCACTAATGTGTGGTATAAGAGTAAAGAAGGCTATCAAATTAAGGAAGATTACTTCGTAGATCAGTGGGATGATGCTCAAAAGGAAAAAGTGATTGCTGATTTGAAAAGATGCCTAAAGCATAATGGAGCGGTCTTTTGTGCAATGAAAGGTGCTCAATTAGTCGGATTTGCAAATATTGAAGGACGAAGATTCGGCTCCCGCAATCAATATATTGAGTTGCCTTATATTCATGTTTCAGATGAATATAGGGGTTACGGAATAGGTAAGAAGCTATTTAAGAAATGTACGGATAAAGCTAAAGAATGGGGTGCTGAAAAGCTCTATATTGGAGCGCATCCAGCAATTGAAACGCAACACTTTTACCAATCTGTCGGGTGTACATATGCAGAAGAAATAAATCCGGAAATTTATGAAAGGGAACCACTTGATATACAATTAGAGTACGAATTATAA
- a CDS encoding cation:proton antiporter: MSVSQIIILLLIGYIVFTIDKKQKNFPVPVILLLIGIGLSFIPYFSNVDVTKEVLYDVFLPGLLFVSAYRFSPTALRKNAGIIASLSTLGLIVTTILLGGAIYWVSGWFVDLSFVGALVIAAILTPTDPVSVVSILKQSSNDSKVADVVDGESMINDGTSVVLYTVLVGIFIEDRSFSMISFLSEFLYTALGGAVLGLVIGWLFSKAVHITHHKDYQVMLSIIISYGVFHIAEHLGLSGVLATVAAGVMLSWEFKHTNKEDHYQEALDGFWGVVEPTILTLLFLLIGIVTTDHLDFQYWSLAVIVFVASLVVRFIVIFGTTQIFQGWRQQISWKTASLITWAGIRGTVSVVLVLSLQEKATKEMDILLSLSFAVVVLSLTIQSLGIYPLSRRLSTNKKEE; the protein is encoded by the coding sequence TTGTCGGTCTCACAGATCATTATTCTTTTATTAATAGGCTATATTGTCTTTACAATAGATAAGAAACAAAAGAATTTCCCTGTTCCTGTCATATTGCTACTCATTGGGATCGGATTATCGTTTATTCCGTACTTCTCTAATGTAGATGTCACGAAAGAAGTGCTTTATGACGTTTTCCTTCCAGGTCTTTTATTTGTTTCAGCGTATCGCTTCTCTCCTACAGCGTTAAGAAAAAATGCTGGTATCATCGCTTCGTTAAGCACTCTCGGACTCATAGTGACCACTATTTTATTAGGAGGTGCGATATACTGGGTAAGTGGTTGGTTTGTGGACTTATCATTTGTTGGGGCTCTTGTCATTGCGGCGATTTTAACACCTACGGATCCTGTATCGGTCGTATCGATTCTTAAGCAATCATCCAATGACTCTAAAGTCGCAGATGTTGTGGACGGCGAATCAATGATCAACGATGGTACGAGCGTCGTGTTGTATACAGTACTCGTTGGTATTTTCATTGAGGATCGTTCATTTAGCATGATTTCATTTCTAAGTGAATTTCTGTACACGGCTCTTGGAGGAGCGGTACTTGGGCTCGTCATTGGTTGGCTTTTCAGTAAGGCTGTTCACATTACGCATCATAAAGACTATCAAGTTATGCTGAGTATCATCATTTCGTATGGCGTGTTTCATATCGCTGAACATTTGGGGCTGTCTGGCGTATTAGCCACAGTTGCTGCAGGTGTCATGTTATCCTGGGAGTTCAAGCACACGAATAAGGAGGACCATTACCAGGAAGCGCTTGATGGGTTCTGGGGTGTTGTCGAACCTACGATACTTACACTCCTCTTTTTATTGATCGGTATCGTAACGACTGATCATCTTGACTTCCAATATTGGAGTCTTGCAGTCATTGTTTTTGTCGCATCTTTAGTTGTACGTTTCATTGTCATTTTCGGTACGACACAAATCTTCCAAGGCTGGAGACAACAAATTAGTTGGAAAACAGCTTCGTTGATTACTTGGGCAGGAATTCGTGGAACGGTGTCTGTCGTTCTCGTTCTCAGTCTACAAGAAAAGGCGACAAAAGAGATGGACATACTACTATCACTTTCTTTTGCAGTAGTTGTCTTGTCATTAACAATCCAAAGTCTAGGTATTTACCCATTATCGAGGCGTTTAAGTACAAACAAAAAGGAAGAATAG